One Methanocaldococcus villosus KIN24-T80 genomic window carries:
- a CDS encoding thiamine-phosphate kinase — MDEIKVIEIAKSLLNFKRDYVVKGIDDDGAVLKIGKKYIILTSDMMLRETHIPEILSAYEIGARILTANVSDLLAMGAEPLAFLLSLAVDRDEKFIYELYRGLSDYSKHYNCPIVGGDTVKGDLILSGFAIGITNKPLFREGKINDDIAVTNDIGRVYCSIYLYNLYKKGKISYKEFLNYAEKYKNIMEKLRKPVARMEILDVKEFLHGACDISDGLAKEIRYFKNFEIYGDKLLKSIPEDVLSFCDEFNLDPIKVALNSGEEFEILFTTDKLNKVKKHVKVNKIGKIIENGQYIDGKELKDIGYVHKW, encoded by the coding sequence ATGGATGAAATAAAAGTTATAGAAATTGCTAAGAGTTTATTAAACTTTAAAAGAGACTATGTTGTAAAAGGTATTGATGATGATGGAGCTGTTTTAAAAATTGGGAAAAAATATATAATCTTAACTTCTGATATGATGTTAAGAGAAACACATATTCCTGAAATACTATCAGCATATGAAATTGGAGCTAGGATATTGACAGCAAATGTTTCAGATTTATTAGCAATGGGTGCTGAACCATTAGCTTTTTTATTATCCCTAGCTGTTGATAGAGATGAGAAATTTATATATGAACTTTATAGGGGTTTAAGTGACTATTCTAAACATTATAATTGTCCTATTGTTGGTGGAGATACTGTTAAGGGAGATCTGATACTTTCTGGATTTGCTATAGGAATAACAAATAAACCTTTATTTAGAGAAGGGAAAATTAATGATGATATAGCTGTGACAAATGATATTGGAAGGGTTTATTGTTCTATATATTTATATAATTTATATAAAAAAGGGAAAATTAGTTATAAAGAGTTTTTAAATTATGCTGAAAAATATAAAAATATTATGGAAAAGCTTAGAAAACCTGTGGCAAGAATGGAAATACTTGATGTGAAAGAATTTTTACATGGAGCTTGTGATATATCTGATGGGTTAGCTAAAGAAATAAGATATTTTAAAAACTTTGAAATCTATGGAGATAAATTATTAAAATCTATACCTGAAGATGTTTTATCTTTCTGTGATGAATTTAATTTAGATCCTATAAAAGTAGCTTTAAACAGTGGAGAAGAGTTTGAAATATTATTTACAACAGATAAATTAAATAAAGTAAAAAAACATGTGAAGGTCAATAAAATAGGAAAAATTATTGAAAATGGACAATATATAGATGGAAAAGAGCTAAAAGATATAGGTTATGTACATAAGTGGTAA
- a CDS encoding anaerobic ribonucleoside-triphosphate reductase activating protein — translation MRVAGIVDLSTIDYPKKCASVIFLSGCNMRCPYCHNLKYVLENGKEMSIEEIFDNIDFLFADAVVISGGEPTLQRDVVDLAKFFKERGFSVKLDTNGSNPNVVREMLDYIDYIAIDVKCSFSRYKEFVKYDGNIKEKILEIIKMCKNKVFVECRTTFVPKYLNEKDIEEIAKTVKDCDLYAIQQFDPKDAYDTSLKKISPPNEKELINLGKLARKYIKNVIVRTFDREILID, via the coding sequence ATGAGAGTAGCAGGCATTGTTGATTTATCAACTATAGACTATCCAAAAAAGTGTGCATCAGTTATTTTTTTATCTGGTTGTAATATGAGATGTCCATATTGTCATAATCTAAAATATGTATTAGAAAATGGTAAAGAGATGAGCATAGAGGAGATTTTTGACAATATTGATTTTTTATTTGCTGATGCAGTTGTTATATCTGGAGGAGAGCCTACATTACAAAGAGATGTAGTAGATTTAGCTAAATTTTTTAAAGAGAGAGGATTTTCTGTTAAATTAGATACCAATGGTTCTAATCCTAATGTAGTTAGGGAGATGTTAGATTATATTGATTATATAGCAATAGATGTTAAATGTTCTTTTAGTAGATATAAAGAATTTGTAAAATATGATGGAAATATAAAAGAGAAGATTTTGGAAATAATAAAAATGTGTAAAAATAAAGTTTTTGTAGAATGTAGAACCACATTTGTTCCAAAATATTTAAATGAAAAAGATATAGAAGAGATTGCTAAAACTGTTAAAGACTGTGATCTTTATGCCATTCAACAGTTTGATCCAAAAGATGCTTATGACACCTCTCTTAAAAAAATATCTCCACCAAATGAAAAAGAGTTAATAAATTTAGGTAAATTAGCTAGAAAATATATAAAAAATGTAATTGTAAGGACATTTGATAGAGAGATATTAATAGATTAA
- the glnA gene encoding type I glutamate--ammonia ligase, which yields MDVDKAIEYIRKYNVKFIRFQFVDILGFPKNVAYPVKAGEKGIEELKEIFENGVWFDGSSIKGFVGIEESDMLLKPDLNTISVLPWRPEEKSVARVICDVYRNEKHPFEGDPRSRLRILLDELKKEMNGEFFVGPEPEFFLLRRDPHNPHRWIPADSGGYFDVEPLDEAPDIRRDIVLALENLGFHVEASHHEVAPGQHEVDFKFDHALKTADSVVTFKMTIKNIAKKHGLRATFMPKPFYGMNGNGMHCHQSVWFNGEPSFYDPNGPYNGLSETCLSYIAGILEHAKALVAITNPTVNSYKRLVPGYEAPVNIAWANKNRSAIIRVPAARGKATRIEFRAPDPTCNPYLAFACMLAAGLDGIKRKLTPPEPVERNIFRMSEEEKKALGIESVPASLKEALDHLECDEVLQKALGDYIYEKWLEIKRCEWDCYRTAVTDWEVNNYLIY from the coding sequence ATGGATGTCGATAAGGCAATAGAATATATAAGAAAATATAATGTTAAATTTATAAGATTTCAGTTTGTAGATATTCTAGGATTTCCAAAAAATGTAGCATATCCTGTTAAAGCTGGAGAAAAAGGAATAGAAGAATTAAAAGAAATCTTTGAGAACGGAGTTTGGTTTGATGGTTCATCAATAAAAGGATTTGTTGGAATAGAAGAATCAGATATGCTTTTAAAACCTGATTTAAATACAATTTCTGTTCTTCCTTGGAGACCAGAGGAGAAGAGTGTTGCAAGAGTAATTTGTGATGTTTATAGGAATGAAAAACACCCATTTGAAGGAGATCCAAGAAGTAGATTAAGAATTTTGTTAGATGAATTAAAGAAAGAGATGAATGGAGAATTCTTTGTTGGGCCTGAACCAGAGTTTTTCTTATTAAGAAGAGATCCACACAATCCACACAGGTGGATTCCTGCAGATAGTGGAGGATATTTTGATGTAGAACCATTAGATGAAGCTCCTGACATTAGAAGAGATATTGTTTTAGCACTAGAAAATCTAGGTTTCCATGTTGAAGCTTCTCATCATGAAGTAGCTCCAGGACAACACGAAGTTGATTTTAAATTTGATCATGCTCTAAAAACTGCAGATAGTGTTGTCACATTTAAGATGACAATTAAGAATATAGCAAAGAAACATGGATTAAGAGCAACATTTATGCCAAAACCATTCTATGGAATGAATGGTAATGGTATGCACTGTCACCAAAGTGTATGGTTTAATGGAGAACCATCTTTCTATGATCCAAATGGACCATATAATGGATTGTCTGAAACATGTTTAAGCTATATAGCAGGAATATTAGAACATGCTAAAGCTCTTGTTGCTATAACAAATCCAACAGTTAATTCATACAAAAGATTAGTTCCAGGATATGAAGCTCCTGTAAATATAGCATGGGCAAACAAGAACAGATCAGCTATTATAAGAGTTCCAGCTGCAAGAGGAAAAGCTACAAGAATTGAATTTAGAGCTCCAGATCCAACATGTAATCCATACTTAGCCTTTGCCTGTATGTTAGCTGCAGGATTAGATGGAATCAAGAGAAAATTAACACCTCCAGAACCTGTTGAAAGAAACATATTTAGAATGAGTGAAGAAGAGAAAAAAGCTCTTGGAATAGAGTCAGTTCCAGCTAGCTTAAAAGAGGCTTTAGATCACTTAGAATGTGATGAAGTGTTACAAAAAGCTTTAGGAGATTATATATATGAGAAATGGTTAGAAATTAAAAGATGTGAGTGGGACTGCTACAGAACAGCAGTAACTGACTGGGAGGTTAATAATTACTTAATCTATTAA
- the tfrA gene encoding fumarate reductase (CoM/CoB) subunit TfrA, whose translation MITDILIIGGGGAALRAAVECKGDVIIAVKGLLGKSGCTVMAEGGYNAVFDPKDSFKMHFYDTIKGGCFINNPKLVEILVKNAPKELINLEKFGALFDRSGNKIAQRPFGGQSFPRTCYCGDRTGHEIIRALLEYLSRFERIKVLEDVMAIKLIVEDNRCYGAVFLDLISGNIFPIFAKATILATGGAGNIYKITSNAKQKTGDGFALAYDEGASLIDMEMVQFHPTGIVGKGILVTEAVRGEGGRLYNKFGERFMERYDERLELATRDVVARAIYREIIEGRGVNGGVYLDVTHLPKDVIERKLETTFKQFLRFGIDIRKEPMIVSPTAHHFMGGIKINERCETDISGLYACGEVAGGIHGANRLGGNALADTQVFGAIAGKEASKYAENCEIEVFDVDISYPSGDINPMELIDRLREIMWKYVSLIRNKEGLEKAKSEINEIGKYLDEINTSSPLYLQKYFELKNMITVSKLVIDSALYRKESRGAHYREDYPETKDEWRGNIIIKGNKIRFEKLEYDVDEYIKNL comes from the coding sequence TTGATAACAGATATTTTAATAATCGGAGGAGGGGGTGCAGCTTTAAGAGCTGCTGTAGAATGTAAAGGAGATGTAATTATAGCTGTAAAAGGGCTTTTAGGAAAAAGTGGCTGTACAGTAATGGCTGAAGGAGGATATAATGCAGTTTTTGACCCAAAAGATAGTTTTAAAATGCATTTTTATGACACTATTAAAGGAGGATGCTTTATAAATAATCCAAAATTGGTAGAAATTCTTGTTAAGAATGCTCCAAAAGAGTTAATAAATTTAGAGAAATTTGGAGCATTGTTTGATAGAAGTGGTAATAAAATAGCTCAGAGACCATTTGGAGGACAATCATTTCCAAGAACTTGTTACTGTGGAGATAGAACAGGGCATGAGATCATTAGAGCACTTTTGGAGTATTTATCAAGATTTGAAAGAATCAAAGTTTTAGAAGATGTTATGGCTATTAAATTGATAGTTGAGGATAATAGATGTTATGGAGCAGTTTTTTTGGATTTAATTAGTGGCAATATCTTTCCTATATTTGCTAAGGCTACAATATTAGCTACTGGTGGAGCAGGAAATATCTATAAAATAACATCAAATGCTAAACAGAAAACTGGAGATGGTTTTGCTTTAGCTTATGATGAAGGAGCTTCTTTAATAGATATGGAAATGGTCCAATTTCATCCAACAGGAATTGTAGGGAAAGGGATTTTAGTGACTGAAGCTGTAAGAGGGGAAGGAGGTAGGTTATATAATAAATTTGGAGAAAGATTTATGGAAAGATATGATGAAAGATTAGAACTAGCTACAAGAGATGTTGTAGCAAGAGCAATATATAGGGAAATTATAGAAGGGAGAGGAGTTAATGGAGGTGTGTATTTAGATGTTACTCATTTACCAAAAGATGTGATAGAGAGAAAATTAGAAACTACATTTAAACAGTTTTTAAGATTTGGGATAGATATTAGAAAAGAACCAATGATAGTTTCTCCAACAGCTCATCACTTTATGGGAGGAATTAAAATAAATGAGAGATGTGAAACAGACATCTCTGGACTTTATGCCTGTGGTGAAGTTGCTGGAGGTATCCATGGTGCTAACAGACTGGGGGGGAATGCTTTAGCAGATACTCAAGTCTTTGGAGCTATAGCTGGAAAGGAGGCTAGTAAATATGCTGAAAATTGTGAAATAGAAGTTTTTGATGTTGATATTAGTTATCCTAGTGGTGATATTAACCCTATGGAATTAATTGATAGACTTAGAGAAATCATGTGGAAATATGTATCATTAATTAGAAATAAAGAAGGATTGGAAAAGGCAAAAAGTGAAATAAATGAAATAGGAAAATATTTAGATGAAATAAATACAAGCTCACCTCTTTATTTACAAAAATATTTTGAATTAAAAAATATGATAACAGTTTCAAAGTTAGTTATAGATTCAGCACTGTATAGAAAAGAGAGTAGGGGAGCACATTATAGAGAGGATTATCCAGAAACTAAAGATGAATGGAGGGGTAATATAATAATTAAAGGAAATAAGATTAGATTTGAAAAATTGGAATATGATGTTGATGAATATATTAAAAATCTTTGA
- the amrB gene encoding AmmeMemoRadiSam system protein B, with amino-acid sequence MRYPAVAGMFYPSNPHELIEMIEHCYMHRLGPKDMPSLGCYEKPIGLICPHAGYVYSGPIKAHSYYALSKRSDPMEETTVVILGPNHTGLGSGVSVMDDVWKTPLGEVEADKEFVNLLWRECEIIDLDETAHLNEHSIEVQLPFLQHLEMLNIIKFKIVPICMMFQDYETAVEVGYFIAKIAEELNRRVVIIASTDLSHYEPQEIANKKDMIVIRDILNMDEKQLYEDVVNYNISMCGYGPAIAMMRAMKELGYGEARLLAYATSGDVSGDYSAVVGYSSIIVE; translated from the coding sequence ATGAGATACCCTGCTGTTGCAGGAATGTTTTATCCTTCTAATCCTCATGAGCTAATAGAAATGATAGAACATTGCTACATGCATAGACTTGGCCCAAAAGACATGCCTTCTCTTGGATGTTATGAAAAACCCATTGGATTGATATGCCCACATGCAGGTTATGTTTATTCTGGCCCTATTAAGGCTCATTCTTACTATGCACTGTCAAAAAGATCAGACCCTATGGAGGAAACCACAGTTGTCATTCTTGGGCCGAATCATACTGGTTTAGGATCAGGAGTAAGTGTTATGGATGATGTTTGGAAGACCCCTTTGGGAGAGGTTGAAGCAGATAAAGAATTTGTAAATTTGTTATGGAGGGAATGTGAAATCATTGATTTAGATGAAACTGCACATCTAAATGAACATTCTATTGAGGTTCAACTACCATTCTTACAGCACTTAGAGATGTTAAATATAATAAAATTTAAAATAGTGCCCATATGTATGATGTTTCAAGACTATGAGACAGCTGTTGAAGTGGGTTATTTTATTGCTAAAATTGCAGAAGAGCTAAATAGAAGGGTAGTTATTATAGCTTCAACTGATCTATCTCACTATGAGCCACAAGAAATAGCTAATAAGAAGGATATGATTGTAATAAGAGATATACTCAATATGGATGAAAAGCAGTTGTATGAGGATGTTGTAAATTATAACATATCAATGTGTGGATATGGGCCAGCAATAGCCATGATGAGAGCTATGAAAGAGCTTGGATATGGTGAAGCTAGATTATTGGCTTATGCAACTTCTGGAGATGTATCAGGAGATTATTCTGCTGTTGTAGGTTATTCTTCTATAATTGTTGAATAA
- a CDS encoding DUF531 domain-containing protein, whose protein sequence is MKRLTIILYNSYDKTRWHEAHKRAIARAAPICYAFDCNLAIMEFPCSMEDIRNLKTTIGNSGEYLEKLIDKNRFFIVDKFLPQFGIPVASTSKPEEKKLVTAKDIAYILRKKPVGIYIGLGRHGLPKKIFDEVKYHLDITEKRISLETCTAIGCIPAVIHTYMMIL, encoded by the coding sequence ATGAAGAGATTAACTATTATTTTATATAACTCATATGATAAGACAAGATGGCATGAAGCTCATAAAAGGGCTATAGCAAGAGCAGCCCCTATATGTTATGCATTTGACTGTAATTTGGCCATAATGGAATTTCCATGTAGTATGGAAGATATAAGAAATTTAAAAACTACTATAGGAAACTCTGGAGAGTATTTAGAGAAGCTTATAGATAAAAATAGATTTTTTATAGTAGATAAATTTTTACCGCAGTTTGGGATCCCAGTAGCTTCTACATCAAAACCTGAAGAAAAGAAATTAGTAACTGCTAAAGATATTGCTTATATATTAAGAAAAAAGCCTGTAGGAATATATATAGGCCTTGGAAGACATGGTTTACCAAAGAAGATTTTTGATGAAGTTAAATATCACTTAGATATAACTGAGAAGAGAATTTCATTAGAAACATGTACAGCTATTGGCTGCATACCTGCTGTAATACACACATATATGATGATATTATGA
- a CDS encoding P-loop domain-containing protein — MIDSILSHITCPFLDNRLITKANKNKIYYAVKQPDGNIKVVLPFVFENEKFLKLSDYKDGIEGATQRVIEEIKSEIINKKRFLPLAGYFGKRYRSLYEPLTVVNCTLNIGSDLWRADDYNYIDGNKIYLLLRMVFKERDEKVIAEKIDEIGYGLERLIKNINLNILIDEAKNIIDQKFLREKLKELNLVSFIANDSKPARKYTEVRKHYRIAGPKEINIPFVCPKELKPIEIELKYRVVEGLGIKRKEVFVITGRNAQGKTTMLQAIESGQDDHIIGDGREFIITVRNLIKATTGSMEMNGEDISLFFQKLPKGIRGSPKAVYGTASGSMYMAYQIQKAIKNKRDIILIDEDNSAVNLLVSGVLSRKFEGVKSLAEIIAYEREKLGESTFIITTSSLDLLTAVADRAMYLEDHKAYYLDLKEFKEELKKYYLEIIDSFLNK; from the coding sequence ATGATAGATAGTATTCTAAGTCATATAACATGCCCATTTTTAGATAATAGATTAATAACAAAAGCTAATAAAAATAAAATTTATTATGCTGTAAAACAGCCTGATGGTAACATTAAGGTTGTTTTACCATTTGTTTTTGAGAATGAAAAGTTTCTAAAATTATCAGATTATAAGGATGGTATTGAAGGAGCTACACAGAGAGTTATAGAAGAAATAAAAAGTGAAATAATAAATAAAAAGAGATTTTTACCATTAGCAGGATATTTTGGTAAGAGATATAGAAGTTTGTATGAACCTTTAACAGTGGTTAATTGTACATTAAATATAGGTAGTGATCTTTGGAGAGCTGATGATTATAATTATATTGATGGTAATAAGATTTACCTTTTATTAAGAATGGTATTTAAAGAGAGGGATGAGAAGGTTATAGCTGAGAAAATAGATGAGATAGGTTATGGTTTAGAAAGATTGATAAAAAATATAAATTTAAATATTCTAATAGATGAAGCAAAAAATATAATAGATCAAAAATTCTTAAGAGAAAAACTAAAAGAGCTTAATTTAGTTTCTTTTATAGCTAATGATTCAAAACCTGCTAGAAAATACACTGAAGTAAGAAAACATTATAGGATAGCAGGTCCTAAGGAAATAAATATTCCATTTGTATGTCCTAAAGAGTTAAAACCTATTGAGATTGAGTTAAAATATAGAGTTGTCGAAGGTTTAGGAATAAAAAGGAAGGAAGTATTTGTTATAACTGGTAGAAATGCTCAGGGAAAAACTACAATGTTGCAGGCTATTGAAAGTGGGCAGGATGATCATATTATAGGAGATGGTAGGGAGTTTATTATAACTGTTAGAAATTTAATAAAAGCTACAACAGGTTCTATGGAAATGAATGGGGAGGATATAAGTTTATTTTTCCAAAAGCTGCCAAAGGGTATTAGAGGTTCTCCTAAAGCTGTATATGGAACTGCTTCAGGATCAATGTATATGGCATACCAAATACAGAAGGCTATTAAAAATAAAAGAGACATTATTTTAATAGATGAAGATAATTCAGCTGTTAATCTTTTAGTTAGTGGTGTATTAAGTAGGAAATTTGAAGGTGTTAAATCTCTAGCTGAAATTATAGCTTATGAAAGAGAGAAGCTTGGAGAAAGTACATTTATAATAACTACCTCTTCTCTAGACTTATTAACAGCTGTTGCTGATAGGGCTATGTATTTAGAAGATCATAAGGCTTACTATTTAGATTTAAAGGAATTTAAAGAAGAGTTAAAAAAATATTATTTAGAGATTATTGATTCTTTTCTAAATAAATAG
- a CDS encoding mechanosensitive ion channel family protein, with protein sequence MIEQIFIATVIIIFGVILVKIINYILKNWVKNIVINTKTKLDDILLDAIRLPLAVIILSYSILLALHILGISFKILTILDKTIRAIAIISATYFFVKFTDGIFKYYIIPAVEKTEMEFDDHVIKPLNKIIKIFIITIGILTALSAVGYDITALLASLGIGGLALALAMQDTIKNFIAGVLLLFDKPFSLGHWVKVDGVEGIVEEVGIRSVRIRTFDYTLITIPNSKLLESNIENLTVRDRRRVLMTIGLTYNTSCEKIKKAKEIIIKTLEEHRATLPPYRVHFVEYGDWSLNLRVEYFVRNLGFDYYLNTIEEVNLKIKEEFEKEGIEFAYPTYSIYLEKNQ encoded by the coding sequence TTGATAGAACAGATATTTATTGCCACAGTTATTATAATTTTTGGAGTTATATTAGTTAAGATTATTAATTATATCTTAAAGAATTGGGTAAAAAATATTGTTATTAATACAAAAACTAAATTAGATGACATTCTATTAGATGCCATAAGATTACCATTGGCGGTAATTATTTTATCATATTCAATATTATTAGCCCTTCACATACTAGGGATATCTTTTAAAATTCTTACCATTTTAGATAAAACTATAAGAGCTATAGCAATAATTTCAGCAACATACTTTTTTGTTAAATTTACTGATGGTATTTTTAAATACTATATAATCCCTGCAGTTGAAAAAACAGAAATGGAATTTGATGATCATGTGATAAAACCTTTGAACAAGATTATTAAAATATTTATTATAACTATTGGAATCTTAACTGCTCTAAGTGCAGTAGGGTATGATATAACAGCATTATTAGCAAGTTTAGGGATAGGAGGTTTGGCTTTAGCATTGGCTATGCAAGATACAATAAAGAATTTCATTGCAGGAGTTTTACTACTCTTTGATAAACCATTTTCATTGGGACATTGGGTTAAAGTTGATGGAGTTGAAGGAATTGTTGAAGAAGTAGGGATTAGAAGTGTTAGAATAAGAACTTTTGATTATACACTTATAACAATACCTAACTCAAAGCTATTAGAGAGTAATATTGAAAATCTAACAGTTAGGGATAGAAGGAGAGTGTTAATGACTATTGGGCTTACATACAATACAAGCTGTGAAAAGATAAAAAAAGCAAAAGAGATTATAATAAAAACTTTAGAAGAACATAGGGCAACTCTTCCACCATATAGAGTTCATTTTGTTGAATATGGAGATTGGAGTTTAAATTTAAGAGTGGAATATTTTGTCAGAAATTTAGGGTTTGATTACTATTTAAATACTATTGAAGAGGTTAATTTAAAAATTAAAGAAGAATTTGAAAAAGAAGGAATAGAATTTGCCTATCCAACATATTCTATTTATTTAGAAAAGAATCAATAA
- a CDS encoding TldD/PmbA family protein, with protein MDIVKLGEKYGYDVEIFMQKGVSVGVELDGENVDSFEYHSSIGYGIRVLKNNKVGFAYGNVLNEELLKKAMKNLVYDEYSSLAEPDKYKEPKGLFNKEVCNLTEEELLDRLLEMKEINANILSGGVYKSISYFRLINSYGLDVEERQTFFSANISIMLNGETAYEYKTDHKLFNTREVSERAVELAKNSANGKKIRYKGIIILSPRALSNLLYYTLYPAFSAENVQRNRSYLKDKLGEEVFSKNITIVDDNSLDYALYSEKCDAEGVKSQRTVLVENGVLKSYLYDIKRANVESKESTSNCSRGYSTLPSIAPTNFIIEEKEKNDFDEYVYINDIIGAHTSNPITGDFSIEIKNSYLYKKGEIIGLKKGLFSGNIFKLFKNAIPLNDSEQRGHLISPSIAFEGEIIN; from the coding sequence ATGGATATTGTGAAATTAGGAGAAAAATATGGTTATGATGTTGAAATATTTATGCAGAAAGGAGTTTCTGTTGGAGTAGAGTTAGATGGAGAGAATGTAGATAGTTTTGAATATCACAGTTCTATAGGTTATGGTATTAGAGTTTTGAAAAATAATAAAGTTGGTTTTGCATATGGAAATGTTTTAAATGAAGAATTATTAAAGAAAGCTATGAAAAACTTAGTTTATGATGAGTACTCATCTTTGGCTGAGCCTGATAAATATAAAGAGCCTAAGGGATTATTTAACAAAGAAGTATGTAATTTAACAGAAGAGGAATTGTTGGATAGATTATTAGAGATGAAAGAGATTAATGCTAATATTTTAAGTGGGGGTGTATATAAATCTATATCATATTTTAGATTAATAAATTCTTATGGTTTAGATGTTGAAGAAAGACAGACATTTTTTTCAGCAAATATATCTATAATGTTAAATGGAGAAACTGCTTATGAATATAAGACAGATCATAAATTATTTAATACAAGAGAAGTTAGTGAGAGAGCTGTAGAGTTAGCAAAAAATTCAGCTAATGGTAAGAAAATTAGATACAAAGGGATAATAATATTGTCACCAAGAGCCCTTTCCAATCTTCTATATTATACCCTATATCCTGCCTTTTCAGCTGAGAATGTTCAAAGAAATAGAAGTTATTTAAAGGATAAATTAGGAGAAGAAGTGTTTAGTAAGAATATAACTATTGTAGATGATAACTCTTTAGATTATGCATTATATTCAGAGAAATGTGATGCTGAAGGTGTAAAAAGTCAAAGAACTGTTTTAGTTGAAAATGGAGTTTTAAAAAGTTATTTGTATGATATTAAAAGGGCTAATGTTGAAAGTAAAGAATCTACAAGTAACTGTTCAAGAGGTTATAGTACACTACCATCGATAGCTCCAACAAACTTTATTATTGAAGAGAAGGAAAAGAATGATTTTGATGAATATGTTTACATAAATGACATTATTGGAGCTCACACCTCTAATCCAATAACAGGAGATTTTTCTATTGAAATAAAAAATTCTTATTTATACAAAAAAGGAGAAATAATTGGATTGAAGAAAGGGCTTTTCAGTGGAAATATTTTTAAACTATTTAAAAATGCAATTCCTTTAAATGATAGTGAACAAAGAGGACACCTTATATCTCCAAGTATAGCTTTTGAGGGAGAGATTATAAATTAA
- the mobA gene encoding molybdenum cofactor guanylyltransferase, which produces MLAGGEGKRIGGEKPFKIFNGKCLLDYPVDLLMSLNIPYVIVFAKNPINTKKEREFIRKSYIVSFDLIENKGPLMGLLVGMRVLEKEWFLALPCDAPFITQEAIKKLINFIDNKYNIIIPKHKNGYIEPLFALYRRDCLKEIENIILEGKNLSLRNLIKRSKPLFIDAEIFGNIFININTLDDLNIKK; this is translated from the coding sequence GTGTTGGCTGGAGGGGAAGGGAAGAGGATTGGTGGGGAAAAACCATTTAAAATTTTTAATGGAAAGTGTCTATTGGACTATCCAGTAGATCTTTTAATGTCTTTAAACATCCCTTATGTTATAGTTTTTGCTAAAAATCCAATAAATACTAAAAAGGAAAGAGAATTTATAAGAAAATCTTATATTGTTAGTTTTGATCTAATAGAAAATAAAGGACCTCTTATGGGATTGTTAGTAGGAATGAGGGTTTTAGAAAAAGAATGGTTTTTAGCTTTACCATGTGATGCTCCTTTCATTACACAGGAAGCTATTAAAAAGCTAATAAACTTTATAGATAATAAATATAATATCATCATTCCAAAACATAAAAATGGATACATTGAACCTCTTTTTGCTCTTTATAGGAGAGACTGTTTAAAAGAGATTGAGAATATTATTTTAGAAGGGAAGAATTTATCATTGAGAAATTTAATAAAAAGATCTAAGCCTTTATTTATAGATGCTGAAATTTTTGGAAACATATTTATAAATATAAATACATTAGATGATTTGAATATAAAAAAATAA